In Herbaspirillum seropedicae, a single window of DNA contains:
- a CDS encoding type VI secretion system Vgr family protein, giving the protein MNLSDLPALFGAWSQSARVMRLHTPLDQDYGPHALMAERLQAVEQVGPGEDSSAIDQAIAGYRLQLSCLSLNADISLRKLLGQPVLLELDTDGGARAFHGHVTACRMEGANGGMARYLLTIEPWLSFLRHRRDSAVFQDMSAPAIIEAVFADYRGQGRLQPAWRLDLQDASAYAKRSLATQYQETDLAFVTRLMVEEGLFYYIEHQGDSNSASLGSHTVVIADHNGSFKPNARSTVAFAQTNAVMAQDNIDRWRSVRRWQTNAVEILTWDYRQTAVRAASTASSGENAHDKLVLTSRDAPGQYINESPEQAQRQALNQMQAIEVRNKVFTGAGTVRSFLPGTTFTLTGHYDHDGGDDDQFVLLRVVHQAHNNLSADLKAGVTALLGQAQLDDHDHKGSLLDTALRSADTQARPVYRNRFEAIRNKIPYRPLLVDAQGERLYPKPQAHGQQSAVVVGAQGQAVHTDRDNRIRVQFHWQRGERSHSGLSSPTPDDHVGAPANEQAGTWVRVLAGLAPTAGANWGGQAVPRVGQEVLIDFIEGDIDRPVVIGTLYNGRGVDNAQGNQAGQGAGSATGNAPAWFPGSSGAHNHAAVLSGIKTQALSASQSGGGGYNQLVFDDSPGQARAALQQHADAHDGASELNLGLLRQQTDNQRLATTGQGFELKTLYSAALRAGQGLLVSTEKSISAQLDMTQGLSQLSESAQKQQQLAETAQKHNARLEGESDAAKLPAVEAMGESIEVLKATQSASTGSSGSDGQGSSATTATTAFSAPQLQLSSPAGIAAVTPASAIIAAGVTSSVTAGKDINQIAQGNLHYLSKSGISLFTYGKASNGSKPNQETGMALHAAAGKVSVQSQAGQTLLTSAKQLTVASVGKDVSVAGKQHVQLAAQGAWLRLEGGNIEVHGPGAMEFRASAKELTGPASSGSSASVPAPGPLADCEYKSGA; this is encoded by the coding sequence ATGAACCTGTCGGACCTGCCCGCCCTGTTCGGCGCGTGGAGCCAGTCGGCCCGCGTGATGCGCCTGCATACCCCGCTGGACCAGGACTACGGCCCCCATGCCCTGATGGCCGAGCGCCTGCAGGCGGTGGAGCAGGTCGGCCCGGGTGAGGACAGCAGCGCCATCGATCAAGCCATCGCCGGCTATCGTCTGCAGCTGTCGTGCCTGAGCCTGAACGCCGACATCTCGCTGCGCAAGCTGCTGGGCCAGCCCGTGCTGCTGGAACTGGATACCGATGGCGGCGCGCGCGCCTTCCACGGCCATGTGACCGCCTGCCGCATGGAAGGCGCCAATGGCGGCATGGCCCGCTACCTGTTGACCATCGAACCCTGGCTGTCCTTCCTGCGGCACCGCCGCGACAGCGCCGTGTTCCAGGACATGAGCGCACCCGCCATCATCGAAGCCGTCTTCGCCGACTATCGCGGCCAGGGCCGTCTGCAACCCGCCTGGCGACTGGATCTGCAGGATGCCTCGGCCTATGCCAAGCGCAGCCTGGCCACGCAGTACCAGGAAACCGACCTGGCCTTCGTCACCCGCCTCATGGTCGAGGAAGGGCTGTTCTACTATATCGAGCACCAGGGCGACAGCAACAGCGCCAGCCTGGGCAGCCATACGGTGGTGATCGCCGACCATAACGGTAGCTTCAAGCCCAATGCGCGCTCCACCGTCGCCTTTGCGCAAACCAACGCCGTGATGGCCCAGGACAACATCGACCGCTGGCGCAGCGTACGCCGCTGGCAGACCAATGCGGTCGAGATCCTCACCTGGGATTACCGCCAGACCGCCGTGCGCGCGGCCAGCACCGCCAGCAGCGGCGAGAACGCCCATGACAAGCTGGTCCTCACCAGCCGCGACGCCCCCGGCCAATACATCAACGAGAGCCCCGAACAGGCGCAGCGCCAGGCGCTCAACCAGATGCAGGCCATCGAAGTGCGCAACAAGGTCTTCACCGGCGCGGGCACCGTGCGCAGCTTCCTGCCCGGCACCACCTTCACGCTCACCGGCCACTACGACCACGACGGCGGCGACGACGACCAGTTCGTCCTGCTGCGCGTGGTCCACCAGGCGCACAACAACCTGAGCGCCGACCTCAAGGCCGGCGTGACGGCGCTGCTGGGCCAAGCCCAGCTGGACGATCACGACCACAAAGGCAGCCTGCTCGACACCGCCTTGCGCTCCGCCGATACGCAGGCGCGCCCGGTCTACCGCAACCGCTTCGAAGCCATCCGCAACAAGATTCCCTATCGCCCCCTGCTGGTCGATGCCCAGGGCGAACGCCTTTATCCCAAGCCCCAGGCCCATGGCCAGCAGAGCGCCGTGGTCGTAGGCGCGCAGGGCCAGGCCGTGCACACTGACCGCGACAACCGCATCCGCGTGCAATTCCACTGGCAGCGCGGCGAGCGCAGCCACAGCGGCCTGTCCTCACCGACGCCTGACGATCATGTGGGCGCCCCCGCCAACGAACAGGCCGGCACCTGGGTGCGCGTGCTGGCGGGCCTCGCGCCCACGGCCGGCGCCAACTGGGGCGGCCAGGCCGTGCCTCGCGTGGGCCAGGAAGTGCTGATCGATTTCATCGAAGGTGATATCGACCGACCGGTGGTGATCGGCACCCTCTACAACGGCCGCGGCGTCGACAATGCCCAGGGCAACCAGGCCGGGCAGGGCGCAGGCAGCGCCACCGGCAATGCCCCGGCCTGGTTCCCGGGCAGCAGTGGCGCGCACAATCATGCCGCCGTGCTCTCCGGCATCAAGACCCAGGCCCTCTCCGCCAGCCAGAGCGGCGGCGGAGGCTATAACCAACTGGTATTCGACGACAGCCCCGGACAGGCGCGCGCAGCGCTGCAACAGCACGCCGACGCCCACGACGGCGCCAGCGAGCTCAACCTCGGCCTGCTGCGCCAGCAGACCGACAACCAGCGCCTGGCCACGACCGGCCAGGGCTTCGAACTGAAGACCCTGTACAGCGCCGCGCTGCGCGCGGGGCAAGGCCTGCTGGTCTCGACCGAAAAGAGCATCAGCGCCCAGCTCGACATGACGCAGGGACTGTCGCAATTGAGCGAGAGCGCACAAAAGCAGCAGCAGCTGGCCGAGACCGCGCAAAAGCACAACGCCCGCCTGGAAGGCGAGAGCGACGCCGCCAAACTACCCGCGGTCGAAGCCATGGGGGAGAGCATTGAGGTGCTCAAGGCCACCCAGAGCGCCAGCACCGGCAGCAGTGGCAGTGATGGCCAGGGCAGCAGCGCCACCACCGCCACAACCGCCTTCAGCGCCCCGCAGCTGCAGCTCTCCAGCCCGGCCGGCATCGCCGCCGTCACCCCGGCCAGCGCCATCATCGCCGCGGGTGTGACCAGCAGCGTCACCGCGGGCAAGGATATCAACCAGATCGCCCAAGGCAATCTGCATTACCTGAGCAAATCCGGCATCAGCCTCTTCACCTATGGCAAGGCCAGCAACGGCAGCAAGCCGAACCAGGAAACCGGCATGGCCCTGCATGCAGCGGCGGGCAAGGTCAGCGTGCAGAGCCAGGCCGGGCAGACCTTGCTGACCTCGGCCAAGCAGTTGACGGTGGCCAGCGTGGGCAAGGATGTCAGCGTTGCGGGCAAACAGCATGTGCAACTGGCGGCGCAAGGCGCGTGGCTGCGGCTGGAAGGCGGCAATATCGAGGTGCATGGGCCGGGGGCGATGGAGTTCAGGGCGAGTGCCAAGGAATTGACTGGGCCGGCCAGTTCTGGCTCCAGTGCCAGCGTGCCGGCGCCTGGGCCGTTGGCTGATTGTGAGTACAAGAGTGGCGCCTGA
- a CDS encoding T6SS effector BTH_I2691 family protein, protein MGTEVTQVKSTTGAATMRANANSAQKCALGSNGQCSFCQRTGYPILPLRYAVKPSYVTAIGAGPQSLPQMDKFAAQPLKGNRYTLRVLRKGYVHVYMGVKGHWQTYAVTDDGYLRLLKNPDDPDAKGNRPLTEACKRDGHNIPASFINIPEKYKKVWIGFSELPWRKEVRSAFEAKPDARMQQVDLTQMANAPAQVPNALEITPDGTSLHAYVEEYARDAGDYAKRLQYPAPVVSAEKVSKGDFQWESLHGNYPRSGQLAAVGEHATAYQKKTKRKMAALVLHDPVGMVQELNGAVSRVVKARQDFGAAVMRPLIVSQSILGLKKFFEQAASANREAQEKKDKKPDKQYELDTESIPMSGTAGISVYNMKTTTRAERAQRDADDAWIRIARRYDEGARAAFDQRYTEAMKGFEEGIKNQGHDWALWAGHDAWRLHFKDYVTNYGSDYKDFVEMSAVCLSGGTGEDEYSQALWMKWFSAKPDDVTNPVFQGLFGGRKELLAFLLPEKPSLWSEDNELNKTDKLYETAKGITASEEVDGPKKLEHFIDGRVKTWAASLMTTISAVSTRVDAKLSQVALLTVNRAIQAGQYLYSGISTTFIKVRMTVGDYLKLLNELGMKVRDGMRKRVNSLLFAGFLSISDARIRDRIIDVTIWSIEKVSAIKAAISNAAKSAADTGKAVLSKLSVSAAMVSDEVRKELRSLVGKIELNAQQARVLARDLMARNLKLGAVGEPALAAGSLYFQLWAWKDSMKSVKEKVGAEGTEAQLSLVSAGIGVLAASTEALGGLFKLFSAEAAGKFLMRWAGIIGMFSGATDVLQSHAASVRAGKKGDADASSYYSVATVTFSFGVIASGFAIGNPALLGGLLGLGPMGWVILLVGVGIFFTWMAMNAESSPAELWADRCYFGRDINGKGLWSDAQMDEEMQELNSIVSGLRVELGSRSFSTRWFGDDKLEDYNVKLRITFGIFSAENSAYEWVWFARHKSKGNIELKRGQFGKVPRPLATSTLKSHAGLSGVDLPTVYPGPDNSLKVVEMYAGVHSGKYKETTVVINFWPDATNSEDCLAGTVVTEDV, encoded by the coding sequence ATGGGCACTGAAGTCACTCAAGTTAAATCGACCACTGGCGCGGCGACGATGCGCGCCAATGCCAATAGTGCACAGAAATGCGCGCTCGGCAGCAATGGCCAATGCAGTTTCTGCCAGCGCACGGGCTACCCTATCCTGCCACTGCGCTATGCCGTCAAGCCCTCGTATGTCACTGCAATAGGCGCTGGCCCGCAGTCGCTACCGCAGATGGATAAGTTCGCGGCACAGCCGCTCAAAGGAAATCGTTACACGTTGCGCGTGCTGCGCAAAGGCTATGTCCATGTCTACATGGGGGTCAAAGGTCATTGGCAGACCTACGCGGTAACCGATGATGGCTACCTGCGCTTGCTGAAGAATCCCGACGATCCAGATGCCAAGGGTAACCGTCCATTGACCGAGGCATGCAAGCGGGATGGTCATAACATACCGGCCAGTTTTATCAACATTCCCGAGAAGTACAAGAAGGTATGGATCGGCTTCTCTGAACTTCCCTGGCGCAAGGAAGTGCGTTCTGCCTTTGAGGCGAAGCCGGATGCCCGGATGCAGCAGGTTGACTTGACCCAGATGGCCAACGCGCCTGCACAGGTTCCCAATGCGCTGGAGATCACCCCCGACGGGACGAGCCTGCATGCCTATGTCGAGGAATATGCCAGGGATGCCGGTGACTACGCCAAGCGTCTACAGTATCCGGCGCCAGTGGTGTCTGCCGAGAAGGTAAGCAAAGGCGATTTCCAGTGGGAGAGTTTGCACGGCAATTATCCCCGCAGCGGTCAACTGGCCGCCGTTGGCGAACATGCTACCGCCTACCAGAAGAAAACGAAGCGGAAGATGGCAGCACTCGTTCTGCATGATCCGGTTGGTATGGTGCAGGAACTGAACGGCGCAGTTTCCCGCGTGGTGAAAGCGCGTCAGGACTTTGGGGCGGCCGTGATGCGGCCGCTGATAGTCTCTCAGTCGATACTCGGCCTCAAGAAATTCTTTGAGCAGGCCGCTTCCGCCAATCGTGAGGCTCAAGAGAAGAAGGACAAGAAGCCGGACAAGCAATACGAGCTGGATACCGAATCCATACCAATGTCGGGGACGGCAGGCATCTCTGTCTACAACATGAAGACGACGACCCGCGCAGAGCGCGCTCAGCGGGACGCCGACGATGCGTGGATCCGGATCGCCAGGCGTTACGATGAAGGCGCCCGCGCGGCCTTCGATCAGCGCTATACCGAGGCCATGAAGGGTTTCGAGGAGGGCATCAAGAACCAAGGTCACGACTGGGCCTTGTGGGCCGGGCACGATGCCTGGCGCTTGCACTTCAAAGACTATGTGACCAACTACGGATCTGACTACAAGGATTTTGTCGAGATGTCAGCCGTATGCTTGTCTGGCGGAACCGGCGAGGATGAGTATTCGCAGGCGCTATGGATGAAATGGTTTTCCGCCAAGCCTGACGATGTGACTAATCCAGTGTTTCAGGGCTTGTTCGGCGGTCGCAAGGAACTGCTAGCTTTCCTGCTCCCGGAAAAACCTTCTCTGTGGAGCGAAGATAACGAGCTGAACAAGACCGATAAGCTGTACGAGACCGCTAAAGGAATCACTGCCTCAGAAGAAGTAGACGGACCGAAGAAGTTAGAGCACTTCATCGATGGTCGTGTCAAGACATGGGCTGCGAGCCTCATGACCACCATCAGCGCGGTTTCCACGAGAGTAGACGCCAAACTGAGTCAAGTGGCATTGTTGACTGTCAACCGCGCCATCCAGGCTGGCCAATATTTGTATAGCGGGATCAGCACGACTTTCATCAAGGTAAGAATGACGGTTGGCGATTACCTCAAGTTACTCAATGAATTGGGAATGAAAGTACGAGATGGCATGCGCAAGCGAGTCAATTCGTTGCTGTTTGCGGGCTTTCTTAGTATCTCCGATGCGAGGATTCGTGATCGCATCATCGACGTCACTATCTGGAGCATTGAAAAGGTTTCAGCCATCAAGGCGGCCATTTCCAATGCTGCTAAGTCCGCGGCTGATACTGGCAAGGCAGTGTTAAGTAAGCTCTCTGTCTCCGCAGCGATGGTCAGCGACGAAGTCAGGAAGGAACTTCGCTCCTTGGTCGGGAAAATAGAGCTCAACGCGCAGCAGGCCCGTGTGCTGGCGCGTGACCTGATGGCGAGAAACCTTAAGCTTGGTGCTGTAGGCGAACCTGCGCTGGCCGCAGGCTCTCTTTATTTTCAGTTGTGGGCGTGGAAGGATTCGATGAAGTCGGTCAAGGAGAAAGTCGGCGCAGAAGGGACCGAAGCCCAGTTATCTTTGGTGTCTGCGGGGATCGGCGTGCTGGCCGCTAGCACTGAAGCCTTGGGCGGTTTGTTCAAGCTCTTTAGCGCCGAGGCAGCGGGAAAATTTCTGATGCGCTGGGCAGGGATCATCGGCATGTTCTCCGGTGCCACTGATGTCCTGCAATCGCACGCTGCTTCGGTGAGAGCAGGTAAAAAAGGTGATGCAGATGCTTCAAGCTATTATAGTGTCGCTACAGTTACGTTTTCGTTCGGTGTCATCGCCTCTGGTTTCGCCATAGGTAACCCGGCGCTATTAGGCGGGTTGCTGGGACTGGGCCCAATGGGTTGGGTCATCCTATTAGTCGGCGTGGGTATATTCTTCACGTGGATGGCGATGAACGCAGAGTCCTCTCCCGCTGAGCTGTGGGCCGATCGATGCTATTTTGGACGGGACATCAATGGAAAGGGCCTCTGGTCCGACGCACAGATGGATGAGGAAATGCAAGAGCTCAATAGCATCGTGTCGGGATTGAGAGTCGAACTGGGTAGCCGAAGCTTTTCAACCCGTTGGTTTGGCGATGATAAGCTTGAAGATTACAATGTTAAGCTGAGAATAACATTCGGCATTTTCAGCGCAGAGAATTCAGCCTACGAATGGGTATGGTTCGCTCGCCACAAGTCCAAAGGAAATATCGAGTTGAAGCGAGGACAGTTTGGCAAGGTTCCCCGTCCGCTGGCGACATCGACCTTAAAATCTCATGCGGGTCTTTCTGGCGTCGATTTGCCGACGGTGTATCCAGGCCCGGATAACTCACTCAAGGTCGTAGAAATGTACGCCGGGGTCCACTCAGGAAAATATAAAGAAACCACGGTGGTAATCAACTTCTGGCCCGACGCGACTAATAGCGAAGATTGCTTGGCAGGGACAGTGGTAACGGAGGATGTGTGA
- a CDS encoding DUF6708 domain-containing protein, whose translation MTASKTSRFTPKNPLWDEDLPERESGIDFDQRLDSPLLDEDLNHVDENYLEISRTSSVIRGLGVLVGIMFLASAIAFLIPDLIRQWNVFVTRSPLLGLYYCTMLVGAALAAGLFALHDCLLPRDTPVRFNRNTRKIYVYEYTASLRRLQRWRKEIKIYDWDNIEAEIAKVSGFTGKAYVVRHELVLVICKAGTNEVIDRISLKGNDVTVETLYQLWSYVRRFMAYGPARIPDLKARVQGVSFVSSLFHFMPYISPTEEGRRFRSKMRWLDYPIIFLTIWFFWIWLPLGICNYIAMKCAPEPKWPAEIDAESRSLRSS comes from the coding sequence GTGACAGCAAGTAAGACAAGCCGATTTACTCCCAAAAATCCGCTCTGGGACGAGGATCTTCCAGAGCGCGAGTCGGGAATCGACTTCGACCAGCGTTTGGATAGCCCGCTTCTTGATGAAGATCTGAACCACGTCGATGAGAACTACCTGGAGATTTCTCGTACGTCATCGGTAATCAGGGGGCTAGGCGTCCTGGTCGGAATAATGTTTCTCGCAAGCGCTATTGCGTTTCTTATTCCTGATCTGATCCGGCAGTGGAACGTGTTTGTCACAAGGTCTCCTTTGCTTGGGCTCTATTACTGCACCATGCTCGTGGGAGCGGCCTTGGCGGCGGGCCTGTTTGCTCTGCATGACTGTCTACTTCCTAGAGATACGCCAGTCCGGTTTAATCGAAACACCAGAAAAATATACGTCTACGAATACACTGCCTCATTACGGCGTTTGCAGCGCTGGCGCAAGGAGATCAAGATCTATGACTGGGATAACATCGAGGCGGAGATTGCCAAGGTGTCGGGATTTACGGGGAAGGCTTACGTCGTGCGGCATGAACTGGTGCTGGTGATCTGCAAAGCAGGAACCAACGAGGTCATCGACCGTATTTCACTCAAGGGCAATGACGTCACCGTCGAGACCTTGTATCAATTGTGGTCCTACGTCCGCCGGTTCATGGCATACGGACCGGCCCGCATTCCTGATCTGAAAGCAAGAGTGCAAGGTGTGAGTTTCGTTAGTAGCTTGTTCCACTTCATGCCCTACATTTCACCAACCGAGGAAGGACGGCGCTTCCGCAGCAAGATGCGCTGGCTGGATTACCCGATCATTTTCCTGACGATCTGGTTTTTCTGGATATGGTTGCCTCTCGGGATCTGTAACTACATCGCAATGAAGTGTGCGCCCGAGCCTAAATGGCCGGCTGAGATTGATGCAGAAAGCCGATCTCTTCGGTCGTCCTGA
- a CDS encoding DUF6708 domain-containing protein codes for MTASSRTRFTPKNPSWYEDLAARESEIDLSERLDSPVLDEDLNHIDENYLEISRTSSVIRGLGVLIGILFFLSAVGFFIPFLIYQWDRFFAIAPFLCVYYCVMLVGGSVVVGLFALHDCLLPRDTPVRFNRNTRKIYAYEYKASLQRLQRWRTEIKIYDWDQVEAEIAKVSASTGKTYVVRHELVLVICKAGTNEVIDRIALKGNDVTVETLYQLWSYIRRFMAYGPARIPELTVRVQGVGLVSCLFHFMPYISPTEEGRRFRSKMRWLDYPIIFLTIWFFWIWLPLGICHYIAMKCAPEPHWPAEVDEESRRGKKISSWQDATTAGIPRRSH; via the coding sequence GTGACAGCGAGCAGTAGAACCCGATTTACACCGAAAAATCCTTCCTGGTATGAGGACCTCGCAGCACGCGAATCTGAAATCGATCTCAGTGAGCGTCTGGATAGCCCAGTTCTCGATGAAGACCTGAATCACATCGACGAGAACTACCTGGAGATTTCTCGTACGTCATCAGTGATCAGGGGGCTCGGTGTCCTGATCGGAATATTGTTTTTTCTAAGTGCAGTCGGGTTCTTTATTCCTTTCCTGATTTATCAGTGGGATCGCTTTTTCGCCATAGCTCCTTTTCTTTGCGTCTATTATTGCGTCATGCTGGTAGGCGGAAGCGTGGTGGTGGGCCTGTTCGCCCTGCATGACTGTCTGCTCCCGCGGGATACACCAGTCCGGTTCAATCGAAACACCAGAAAAATATACGCCTACGAATACAAAGCGTCATTACAGCGTCTGCAGCGCTGGCGCACGGAAATCAAGATCTACGATTGGGACCAGGTCGAAGCCGAGATTGCCAAGGTGTCGGCATCCACGGGAAAGACCTACGTCGTGCGGCATGAACTGGTGCTGGTGATCTGCAAAGCAGGAACCAACGAGGTCATCGACCGAATTGCCCTCAAAGGAAATGACGTCACCGTCGAGACCTTGTACCAATTGTGGTCCTACATCCGCCGGTTCATGGCTTACGGGCCAGCCCGCATTCCTGAGCTGACAGTAAGAGTCCAAGGTGTTGGCTTAGTCAGCTGCTTGTTCCACTTCATGCCCTACATTTCCCCAACAGAGGAAGGAAGACGCTTCCGCAGCAAGATGCGCTGGCTGGATTACCCGATCATTTTTCTGACGATCTGGTTTTTCTGGATATGGTTGCCTCTTGGGATCTGTCACTACATCGCAATGAAGTGCGCCCCCGAGCCACATTGGCCAGCAGAGGTGGATGAGGAAAGTCGTCGAGGCAAGAAAATCAGTTCTTGGCAGGATGCCACCACAGCGGGGATCCCTCGACGGAGCCATTGA
- a CDS encoding DUF6708 domain-containing protein, with translation MRKVVEARKSVLGRMPPQRGSLDGAIDRGGCVTVSRKSRFTPKNPSWYEDLAARESEIDLNEPLDSPALDEDLNHVDENYLEISRTSSVIRGLGVLIGIMYFLFAASFLFPMLIEQWHDYFVTAPWFGLYYCTMLLGATLAASLFALHDCLLPRDTPVRFNRNTRKIYVYEYTASLQRLQRWRTEIKIYDWDQVEAEIAKVSASTGKTYVVRHELVLVICKAGSNEVIDRISLKGNDVTVETLYQLWSYIRRFMAYGPARIPDLKARMQGVGFVSSLFHFMPYISPTEEGRRFRSKMRWLDYPIIFLTIWFFWIWLPLGLCYYIAMKCAPERVGRQRWMRRVVGENRSVLHRILHGVSDVPNCTERWSVF, from the coding sequence ATGAGGAAAGTCGTCGAGGCAAGAAAATCAGTTCTTGGCAGGATGCCACCACAGCGGGGATCCCTCGACGGAGCCATTGACCGCGGAGGATGTGTGACAGTAAGCAGGAAAAGCCGATTTACACCGAAAAATCCTTCCTGGTATGAGGACCTCGCAGCACGCGAGTCAGAAATCGATCTCAATGAGCCTCTGGATAGCCCAGCTCTCGATGAGGACCTGAATCACGTCGATGAGAACTACCTGGAGATTTCCCGTACGTCATCTGTGATCAGGGGGCTTGGCGTCCTGATCGGGATAATGTATTTCCTGTTTGCTGCCTCGTTCCTTTTCCCTATGCTCATCGAGCAGTGGCACGACTATTTCGTGACGGCTCCTTGGTTCGGGCTCTATTACTGCACCATGCTCTTGGGAGCGACCTTGGCGGCGAGTCTGTTCGCGCTGCATGACTGTCTTCTCCCGCGGGATACGCCAGTCCGGTTCAATCGAAACACCAGAAAAATATACGTCTACGAATACACTGCCTCATTACAGCGTCTGCAGCGCTGGCGCACCGAAATCAAGATCTACGATTGGGACCAGGTCGAAGCCGAGATTGCCAAGGTGTCGGCATCCACGGGAAAGACCTACGTCGTGCGGCATGAACTGGTGCTGGTGATCTGCAAGGCAGGAAGCAACGAGGTCATTGACCGAATTTCACTCAAGGGCAATGACGTCACCGTCGAGACCTTGTACCAATTATGGTCTTACATCCGCCGGTTCATGGCATACGGGCCAGCCCGCATTCCTGATCTGAAGGCAAGAATGCAAGGCGTGGGCTTCGTCAGCAGCTTGTTCCACTTCATGCCCTACATTTCACCGACCGAGGAAGGAAGACGCTTCCGCAGCAAGATGCGCTGGCTGGATTACCCGATCATTTTCCTGACGATCTGGTTTTTCTGGATATGGCTGCCTCTTGGACTCTGTTATTACATTGCAATGAAATGTGCGCCCGAGCGCGTTGGCCGGCAGAGGTGGATGAGGAGAGTCGTCGGGGAAAATAGGAGCGTCCTCCATCGGATCTTACATGGAGTGAGCGACGTGCCGAATTGCACCGAAAGATGGTCCGTTTTTTGA
- a CDS encoding DUF6708 domain-containing protein — protein MTSGSRFSPSNPLWYEDLAPRASEINFEEKLDGPLLEEDLNHVDNNYVEISRTSSVLRGGGLFTGLIFFSFVGTVIIPLISTIGLQFFTLIPLLGVLAVVMLLGISVWAFFLIIYDCRLPRDTPVRFNRNTQKVYSYEYAASLSSFKRWHKEVKVYDWSCVEAEVAKFSGFSGKAYIVRYELHLVIGKPGTHEVIDRIALKRNDVTGLTLYERWSYLRRFMADGTGRLPKLEVRQQELGFLKSLFSYMPYLSPTDEGRRYRKKMRWVDYCLALVLVWFFWLWLPLGLCHYVAMRCAPAPQWPPDLDGESRSGRSSQEGNRK, from the coding sequence ATGACCAGTGGAAGTCGTTTTTCTCCGAGCAATCCTCTGTGGTATGAAGATCTGGCTCCCAGAGCATCGGAGATCAACTTTGAAGAAAAGCTGGATGGTCCTCTGCTGGAGGAGGACCTTAATCATGTCGATAACAATTATGTGGAAATCTCACGTACATCATCTGTATTGCGAGGGGGCGGACTCTTCACGGGCCTGATATTCTTTTCGTTCGTTGGCACAGTGATTATTCCATTGATCAGTACGATCGGCCTCCAGTTCTTTACCCTCATTCCACTGTTGGGAGTGCTTGCTGTCGTGATGTTGCTCGGCATTTCCGTGTGGGCATTTTTTCTCATCATCTACGACTGCCGGTTGCCGAGAGATACCCCTGTCCGGTTCAATCGTAATACACAAAAGGTCTATTCCTATGAGTACGCCGCTTCGCTTTCTTCGTTCAAGCGTTGGCACAAGGAAGTCAAGGTCTACGACTGGAGCTGCGTGGAAGCGGAAGTTGCCAAGTTCTCGGGCTTTTCGGGCAAAGCATATATCGTTCGTTATGAACTGCATCTCGTAATAGGTAAGCCGGGAACGCATGAGGTCATCGACCGCATTGCCTTGAAGAGAAATGACGTAACCGGCCTCACGCTCTATGAGCGCTGGTCTTACCTTCGTCGATTCATGGCGGATGGTACCGGTCGCTTGCCTAAGCTAGAGGTGCGGCAACAAGAGCTCGGATTCTTGAAGAGTTTGTTCAGCTACATGCCTTATCTTTCGCCTACCGATGAAGGAAGGCGATACCGGAAAAAGATGCGTTGGGTAGATTATTGCCTAGCGCTGGTGCTGGTATGGTTTTTCTGGCTCTGGCTTCCGTTGGGATTGTGTCACTACGTTGCGATGCGTTGTGCTCCGGCGCCACAGTGGCCCCCAGACCTCGACGGTGAGAGTCGGTCCGGGCGTAGTTCGCAGGAAGGCAATAGAAAATAA